CCTCATAATAGATTCCTCGGCTCCGCTCGGAATGACAGAAGGGGGTGAGATTCCTCGGCTCCGCTTTGCTCCGCTCGGAATGACGGGGAAGAAGGTGTCATTTCGACCGGAGTGCAGGAATCCCTTGAAACAATGACCTGTATCCATATCATTCCCTATGGCGCAGCAATTCTATGTCTATCTGATGGCAAGCAAAACCGGCACCCTTTATCTGGGTATAACCCGAGACCTGCCGCGCCGTGTTTATGAGCATAAAAATAAAATAATTTCCGGGTTTACTGCCAGATACAATGTTAATAAACTTGTCTGGTATGAGGTATATGGCGACCCGATAACTGCCATCACTCGGGAGAAACAGATAAAACGCTGGCGCCGGGAAAAGAAGGTTGCCCTAATCCGCTCAATGAATCCAGGATGGCGTGACCTCAGTGTTGACCTCGGGCTGGAATGACAAAGAGGGGATGTCATTCCGACCGAGCGTAAGCGAGTGGAGGAATCCCTTATTCCGATTCCTCGGCTCCGCTCGGAATGACTGAAGGGGAAAATTCCGTCCGGTCTTCGGTCCTCGGTCTTCGGTCTTTCTTCTGTCATTCCGAGCCTGTGGAGGAATCCCTCTTTTTTCCTTGACAACCGCCTTGAAATCTCTATAAATACTAAATAATGAATTTTACTATTCTCCAACTACGAACCCCAAACCATGAACTAAAGACTAT
The DNA window shown above is from candidate division WOR-3 bacterium and carries:
- a CDS encoding GIY-YIG nuclease family protein translates to MAQQFYVYLMASKTGTLYLGITRDLPRRVYEHKNKIISGFTARYNVNKLVWYEVYGDPITAITREKQIKRWRREKKVALIRSMNPGWRDLSVDLGLE